CGGCCATCACAAATATCAACTACAACATGACCAAGGGACGTCCACTTGCTTTGCAGGTTCGTTTTCACGCATCTCaagcatctctctctctctctctctctctctctctctcttttctgttttttttttggggggggtgGGTGGGTGTTCACTCAGCAAATTATATAGTAAGTCAACCCCTTCTCATTGAACTTTCGTGCACCCTAGTTATATAAGTTTTCGTTTCAACTTGCTATTAGCCAGATTAACCCGATTAAATCCAAGAACAATCACCCAAGAGCTGTCCCTTCTCATATATATTATTGGAAAATTCTTACCTTCACCTGTCATGTATATTATTACGTGACTCAATCATGTATAAGTAATTAATGTCTTATTTTTGTCTCTTGGTTGAAGGATGCATgcaataaactaattaattatgGTACCATACTATGGTTATAAGAATGAGGTAGAAAAACAGAATGGTGAAGGGATTATATATTTGCTAATTTTCACACTTTTCAATTCAAGGATGTGAGAGAACACTAATCAGATTCAATTTCATTGCATAAAAAACAAGCCTTTGTTTCTCTCAGAAAGCATAAATCATTTCAAAAGGGCAAAAAGAATAAGGGAATATATACGAGAAGAGATTAAGCTTTTAGATAAAGTTGATCAGAATCTTCtaactaattattaaaattaaatcatgtGTTATTGCAGACTGTGAATCTCAAAGTCCGGATGTGCTGCAGTGGTTGTGAGAGAGTTGTCAAAAATGCGATTCACAAGCTTAGAGGTGAGGTTTCGAAATCAACGACATGAGTGTTTTTAGGTTGCTGGTTATTAATGAGTGGTGAAAACTTTTTATATTTGTTGTTTGTTTACGATGATCAGGGAAGACGAGTTATAACATGATATAATATAAATGGTTTATTTTATAGGCATTGATTCGGTGGAGATAGACTTAGACATGGAAAAGGTTACAGTGGTGGGGTACGTTGATCAAAATAAGGTGCTAAAGGCAGTGAGGAAGGCAGGAAAGAGGGCAGAATTCTGGCCCTACCCGAATCCGCCATTGTACTTCACATCTGCTAATCACTATTTCAAAGATACTACGAACGAATTCAAAGAAAGCTACAACTACTACAGGCATGGCTATAACGTTGGAGAAAGGTATGGGAACATCCCCGTCACTCACCGTGGAGACGACAAGGTCAGCAACATGTTCAACGATGACAACGTTAACGCCTGCTGTCTGATGTAACTGCTTGGAAGATTTTTAGTTGAACCAGAGTGAATAACTTATTTTACATGCCCAACCAATCAGAAATCAGAGAACCCATCATGCATTGTAGTAGACTCCATCATCATTTTAATGATTTGTTAGACGGTATATATATCCCTCTTAATGTAAATAAGTT
This is a stretch of genomic DNA from Manihot esculenta cultivar AM560-2 chromosome 2, M.esculenta_v8, whole genome shotgun sequence. It encodes these proteins:
- the LOC110609933 gene encoding heavy metal-associated isoprenylated plant protein 30 — translated: MEYNLELRKRCQCLVRGISSGSGLWLFLPSNIALYSRQPITAMATFLKRAFKSITSAIAYCYFNFRDDHTAITNINYNMTKGRPLALQTVNLKVRMCCSGCERVVKNAIHKLRGIDSVEIDLDMEKVTVVGYVDQNKVLKAVRKAGKRAEFWPYPNPPLYFTSANHYFKDTTNEFKESYNYYRHGYNVGERYGNIPVTHRGDDKVSNMFNDDNVNACCLM